Proteins from one Phaenicophaeus curvirostris isolate KB17595 chromosome 18, BPBGC_Pcur_1.0, whole genome shotgun sequence genomic window:
- the ZGPAT gene encoding zinc finger CCCH-type with G patch domain-containing protein, with protein MMDEESLEAAIQTYNAQLQQVELALGAGLDPSQQPDLIKLQEDLKQLIELTESSLVSVRKSKLLSTLDTNASSPSAGLLEQGPNPDSSAQDEEYAAFKEAIAELGTEEKPSGDNDEVSGRGEESDDRNEPKYSEEEEEEEELSGMKVKAPYYSSWGTLEYHNAMIVGTEELEDGSAGVRVLYLYPTHKSLKPCPFFLDDKCRFKENCRFSHGQVVSVEELQPFQEPNLSALEVGSACLAKHSDGIWYTAKITDIDSGYYTVKFDSLLLKEAVVEGDSIIPPLRSEDGAESAESDEDSADDSGYAKVIDSGIAENGEWTPACSSSFGGWEAHTRGIGSKLLVQMGYEFGKGLGKNSDGRVEPVQAVVLPRGKSLDQCAEVLQKKKQGKLDPGKSRKCRAKGNNSGQSPVGGRKPRHNVFDFLNEKLRGKGTGEKVGGLALPQRNSKEIYHASKSTKKALSVRLFQTMEKIEQTQRDIRGIQQALERNIGRHSIATAQLEEKLANAHKQLGQLQAQEASLQREQKKADTHKKMTEF; from the exons ATGATGGATGAAGAGAGCCTGGAAGCGGCCATTCAGACCTATAACGCCCAACTGCAGCAAGTGGAGCTGGCGTTAGGAGCTGGCCTGGACCCGTCGCAGCAGCCGGATTTGATTAAGTTGCAGGAGGATTTAAAGCAGCTCATAGAACTGACTGAATCCAGCCTGGTGTCTGTTAGAAAGAGCAAACTTCTGTCTACTTTAGATACAAACGCCTCCTCCCCCTCAGCAGGTCTCCTGGAGCAGGGCCCCAACCCCGACAGCTCTGCCCAGGACGAGGAGTACGCTGCCTTTAAGGAAGCCATCGCTGAGCTTGGAACTGAGGAGAAGCCTTCAGGAGATAACGATGAGGTATCGGGAAGAGGTGAAGAAAGTGATGACAGAAATGAACCCAAGTACAgcgaagaggaagaggaggaggaggaattgaGTGGGATGAAAGTTAAAGCCCCCTACTACAGTTCCTGGGGGACCTTGGAGTACCACAACGCCATGATTGTGGGGACAGAGGAGCTGGAAGATGGCAGCGCAGGAGTCCGAGTGCTGTATCTCTATCCGACTCACAAGTCTCTGAAGCCGTGCCCGTTCTTCTTGGATGACAAATGCAGATTCAAAGAGAACTGTCG GTTTTCCCACGGCCAGGTGGTCTCTGTGGAAGAGCTCCAGCCGTTCCAGGAGCCCAACCTGAGCGCGCTGGAGGTGGGTTCAGCCTGCCTGGCAAAACACAGCGATGGGATATGGTACACGGCCAAGATAACAG aCATCGACAGTGGTTACTACACCGTCAAGTTTGATTCCCTGCTGCTGAAGGAAGCTGTTGTGGAGGGAGATAGCATCATTCCCCCGCTGCGAAGCGAAGATGGTGCCGAATCTGCAGAGTCCGATGAGGACAGTGCTGATGATTCTGGTTATGCTAAAG TGATAGATTCGGGAATTGCAGAGAACGGGGAATGGACGCCAGCGTGCAGTTCCTCTTTCGGTGGCTGGGAAGCCCACACTCGTGGTATCGGCTCCAAACTGCTTGTTCAGATGGGATACGAGTTTGGAAAAG GATTAGGGAAGAATTCCGATGGCCGAGTGGAGCCAGTTCAGGCTGTGGTTCTTCCTCGAGGGAAGTCCCTGGACCAGTGTGCCGAGGTGCTTCAGAAGAAGAAGCAGGGGAAGCTGGACCCAGGCAAGTCAAGGAAATGCCGAGCGAAGGGAAACAACTCCGGACAGTCCCCTGTGGGTGGCCGAAAGCCTCGCCACAATGTGTTTGACTTTTTGAATGAGAAGCTGCGAGGGAAAGGCACTGGGGAGAAGGTTGGAGGGCTGGCACTGCCACAGAGGAACAGCAAAGAGATCTACCATGCTAGCAAAAGCACCAAGAAGGCTCTCAGTGTCCGCCTCTTCCAGACAATGGAGAAGATTGAACAAACGCAGAGGGATATCAGAGGAATCCAGCAGGCCCTGGAACGCAACATTGGACG GCACAGCATTGCTACGGctcagctggaggagaagctggctAACGCACACAAacagctggggcagctgcaaGCCCAGGAAGCCAGTCTGCAGCGggagcagaagaaagcagacaCGCATAAGAAGATGACTGAGTTCTAG
- the LIME1 gene encoding lck-interacting transmembrane adapter 1: protein MARASGEGLTQTPLPPAAAALALLGILVYLGALCAACRRKGRKKKIPPDGVKLVDESLLSRTQLRSLSKSDTKLHELYRVKARDDAQRPASLDVPCAVTPGADSSLSVLLHRELPQIPVPEPPNTLLGPDQTYSNLLFPPLRKPVPDAVYECLAVGGEDAPVPSVPTGTQGCPPRAGNGAADYACVRKVKKTVLVEAQDGAVAGPPRCWDGAGDAPRAKLEEMYSTVCKATKKKAQVPASSPREAGAAWPQPRQEEGALSGCWSPAASAPPDPCYESISDRAWTAQRHGLDPDYEAVDVNWKKAAKREKSGKPCVPENLYESVGGVWAGEPRRGLTRTAANGLEVYITNL from the exons ATGGCTCGAGCCAGCGGTGAGGGGCTGACGCAGACCCCACTCCCGCCAGCCGCTgctgccctggctctgctcGGCATCCTGGTCTACCTGGGCGCCCTGTGTGCTGCCTGCAGACG CAAGGGCAGGAAAAAGAAGATCCCTCCGGATGGGGTGAAGCTGGTGGATGAG TCCCTGCTCAGCCGGACGCAGCTGCGGTCGCTCAGCAAGTCGGACACGAAGCTGCACGAGCTGTACCGGGTGAAGGCCAGGGATGACG CCCAGCGGCCGGCCAGCCTGGACGTCCCCTGCGCTGTGACCCCTGGTGCCGACTCCAGCCTCAGTGTCCTCCTGCACCGCGAGCTGCCCCAGATCCCCGTCCCCGAGCCCCCCAACACCCTCCTGGGCCCCGACCAGACCTACTCCAACCTGCTCTTCCCCCCGCTGCGGAAACCGGTGCCAGATGCTGTCTACGAGTGCCTGGCGGTGGGAGGGGAGGATGCCCCGGTGCCCTCCGTGCCCACTGGCACCCAGGGGTGCCCCCCGCGTGCTGGGAACGGGGCAGCCGATTACGCCTGTGTCCGCAAGGTGAAGAAGACGGTGCTGGTGGAGGCACAGGACGGGGCCGTGGCGGGGCCCCCGCGGTGCTGGGACGGTGCGGGTGATGCTCCCCGAGCAAAG CTGGAAGAGATGTACTCGACGGTGTGCAAAGCCACCAAGAAGAAAGCCCAGGTCCCCGCATCGTCCCCGAGGGAGGCGGGTGCTGCGTGGCCACAGCCTCGCCAGGAGGAGGGGGCCCTGTCTGGGTGCTGGTCCCCAGCAGcctcagcccccccagacccctgctACGAGTCCATCAGCGACCGAGCCTGGACTGCTCAGCGCCATGGCCTTGACCCAGACTACGAGGCCGTGGACGTTAACTGGAAGAAGGCGGCAAAACGGGAAAAGTCAGGGAAGCCCTGTGTCCCCGAGAACCTGTACGAAAGCGTTGGGGGCGTTTGGGCGGGGGAGCCCCGGCGAGGCCTCACCAGGACGGCAGCCAACGGGCTGGAGGTGTACATCACCAACCTATAG